The following proteins are co-located in the Megalobrama amblycephala isolate DHTTF-2021 linkage group LG12, ASM1881202v1, whole genome shotgun sequence genome:
- the sprb gene encoding sepiapterin reductase b, which translates to MEDVISGESCGDLGRALCIITGASKGYGRTLAFQLSCLLKPGSVLLLVARTADQLNEVKEDIVTLYGGQNKLDVRCVQADLEKTEGVEKTLQAAKETSSSEMEHLLLINNAASLGDVSRFAQTFTDPAEVNRYLSLNVSAALSLTAGVLQAFPRRLGLRRTVVNISSLCALKPFPSWVLYCTGKAARDMMFRVLAEEEPDVRVLSYAPGPLDTDMQLQARRFSGDLTLRRSFCSMCSEGQLLSCRESGAKLMKLLLDDDFPSGAHLDFYEL; encoded by the exons ATGGAAGACGTGATCTCTGGAGAGTCCTGCGGGGATCTGGGAAGAGCGCTGTGCATCATCACGGGAGCCTCCAAAGGCTACGGCCGGACGCTGGCGTTCCAGCTGAGCTGCCTGCTGAAGCCCGGATCCGTCCTGCTGCTGGTGGCCCGGACCGCGGATCAGCTGAACGAGGTGAAGGAAGACATCGTGACCCTGTATGGTGGACAGAACAAACTGGACGTGCGCTGCGTGCAGGCGGATCTGGAGAAGACGGAGGGCGTGGAGAAAACGCTTCAGGCGGCTAAAGAGACGTCCTCGTCTGAAATGGAGCACCTGCTTCTGATCAACAACGCAG CCTCTCTGGGCGACGTGTCTCGCTTCGCTCAGACGTTCACGGACCCCGCGGAGGTCAACCGGTACCTGTCGCTCAACGTGAGCGCCGCTCTCAGTCTGACGGCTGGCGTTCTGCAGGCGTTTCCTCGTCGTCTCGGCCTGCGGCGCACGGTGGTCAACATCAGCTCTCTGTGCGCGCTGAAGCCCTTCCCGTCCTGGGTCCTGTACTGCACCGGGAAAGCCGCCCGGGACATGATGTTCCGAGTGTTGGCCGAGGAGGAGCCGGACGTCCGAGTGCTGAGTTACGCTCCGG GTCCTCTGGACACAGACATGCAGCTTCAGGCGCGGCGTTTCTCTGGAGACCTGACGCTGCGGCGCTCCTTCTGCTCCATGTGCTCCGAGGGTCAGCTGCTCTCCTGCCGCGAGTCCGGAGCCAAACTCATGAAGCTCCTGCTGGACGACGACTTCCCGTCCGGCGCTCATCTGGACTTCTACGAGCTTTAG